The following coding sequences are from one Helicoverpa zea isolate HzStark_Cry1AcR chromosome 4, ilHelZeax1.1, whole genome shotgun sequence window:
- the LOC124630151 gene encoding transportin-3, with protein sequence MDTPTMDTIYQAISALYDNPNASEKEKASLWLGDMQKSIHSWKIADELLQQKKDINSCYFAAQTMRSKVQHSLSELPPEALVSLRDSLVAHLESTSPETSASVLTQLSLALADLALQMPSWQNCIGDLIKSFSNKNDFALLEILTVLPQEIDSSSLKLGENRREEIKSELRSNAHIVTLFLKESITNSQNTHVALKIIKCMTSWIQVRAINIQEVPQNAVIGFSLQVLRDHNSINTLHDAASDCITALLHCLEENNNNDNIERLLFESVSALEESYHMAVAHEEDEKATNYARVFTELAETFLEKIIISMSGGTTHFAMRSLELALVCVGHHDYEVAEITFNLWYRLSEEVYQRDYQPLTDSFKPHIERLIEALARHCQCEPDHTQLPEEGDEFYEFRSKVMGLIKDVVFIVGSSSVFRQMFSVLHADISWEQTEAALFVMQAVAKNILPEEYEYVPKVVEAILSMPEGAHLAVRKTCILLLGELCEWIERHVECLEPCLQFLIRALQEKQLAYAAATALQNICRASRAQAAQHVSALLQAAAACEALALCPQASAALMRALASAIGRLPNQQLTVAMREAVAVQINGLSDLMKSNSEVRKGTSTDPCVWLDRIAALFRDVDVASSALSEGHPCVPALSDAWPVLQAALDRYATDGRVMERWCRCVRFGVRMGGKRAAALAPALASRLQQLYRIRPHSCVLYLASVLLDELAGEPAAVPPLVALLQDVMPQAFQLLQQEHGLKENPDTVDDLFRLCIRFLQRIPLEFLSSGAVSTVLQCAALAAALDHRDANSSVMKFLYDFAKVANNTRPEKQQIKSLADNALSTYGSDLTYRLIEASVLHLHAYMLSEVGEVLLELLEWQRGAGVDWLHPALQRLPRDRPAVATEQQCWQFHQYAMRAEKCKEMTRLLRDFARLYR encoded by the exons ATGGATACCCCAACAATGGACACTATTTACCAGGCCATAAGCGCCTTGTATGATAACCCCAATGCTAGCGAAAAAGAAAAGGCCTCGCTATGGCTAGGGGACATGCAAAAATCT ATACATTCGTGGAAGATAGCCGACGAGCTTTTACAACAGAAGAAAGACATAAACTCATGCTACTTCGCTGCTCAGACGATGAGGTCCAAGGTGCAGCACAGCCTGTCCGAACTGCCCCCTGAGGCCCTGGTGTCGCTCAGAGACTCCCTGGTGGCTCATCTAGAGAGCACCTCCCCAGAGACCAGTGCCTCGGTGCTCACGCAGCTGTCCCTGGCGCTGGCAGACCTTGCTCTACAGATGCCTTCCTGGCAGAACTGCATTGGTGACCTAATTAAgtcattttcaaacaaaaatgatTTTGCCCTTCTAGAAATATTGACTGTGTTACCTCAAGAAATAGACTCTTCTAGCTTGAAACTTGGTGAAAACAGGAGGGAAGAAATTAAGTCTGAGTTAAGGTCAAATGCTCACATAGTTACTTTATTTCTTAAAGAAAGTATCACTAATTCTCAAAATACACATGTTGcactaaaaatcattaaatgtatGACATCTTGGATTCAAGTGAGGGCTATAAATATACAGGAGGTTCCTCAGAATGCAGTCATAGGGTTCAGTTTACAGGTATTAAGAGATCACAATTCTATAAATACACTGCATGATGCAGCTTCTGACTGTATTACTGCATTACTGCACTGTTTagaggaaaataataataatgacaatATAGAGAGACTGTTATTTGAGAGTGTGTCAGCTTTGGAGGAGAGTTACCACATGGCAGTGGCTCATGAGGAAGATGAGAAGGCTACCAACTATGCGAGAGTGTTCACTGAGTTGGCAGAGACGTTTCTGGAGAAGATCATCATATCTATGTCTGGAGGAACAACACACTTTGCTATGAGGTCTCTGGAGCTGGCACTTGTGTGTGTCGGACATCATGACTATGAG GTAGCAGAAATTACATTCAACCTCTGGTACCGGCTGTCAGAAGAAGTGTACCAGCGTGACTACCAGCCTCTGACGGATTCCTTCAAGCCTCACATTGAGAGGCTCATCGAGGCGCTGGCGAGGCACTGCCAGTGTGAGCCTGACCATACCCAGCTACCTGAGGAGGGGGATGAGTTCTAT GAGTTCCGCAGCAAGGTAATGGGCCTGATCAAGGACGTGGTGTTCATCGTGGGCTCCAGTTCCGTGTTCCGGCAGATGTTCTCCGTGCTGCACGCCGACATCAGCTGGGAGCAGACTGAGGCAGCCCTATTTGTGATGCAGGCTGTTGCCAAGAATATATTGCC TGAAGAATACGAGTATGTACCCAAAGTCGTAGAAGCCATTCTATCAATGCCTGAGGGTGCTCATTTAGCTGTCCGCAAGACATGCATCTTGCTGCTGGGCGAGCTGTGCGAGTGGATCGAGCGCCACGTGGAGTGCCTGGAGCCCTGTCTGCAGTTCCTCATCCGAGCGCTGCAGGAGAAGCAGCTTGCTTATGCTGCTGCTACTGCGCTGCAG AACATCTGCCGCGCGAGCCGTGCCCAAGCAGCGCAGCATGTATCAGCCCTACTTCAGGCCGCAGCCGCATGCGAAGCCCTGGCGCTGTGCCCGCAGGCCTCCGCCGCGCTCATGCGGGCACTCGCCTCCGCCATCGGACGCCTGCCCAACCAACAG CTAACTGTTGCGATGCGCGAAGCCGTCGCCGTTCAGATCAACGGGCTATCCGACCTTATGAAGAGCAACTCCGAAGTACGCAAGGGGACAAGTACCGACCCTTGCGTGTGGCTGGACAGGATCGCGGCCCTCTTCCGAGATGTGGACGTGGCTAGCTCAGCTCTGAGCGAGGGCCATCCTTGTGTGCCAGCGTTGTCTGACGCGTGGCCGGTGCTGCAGGCTGCTTTGGACCGGTACGCGACGGACGGGAGAGTGATGGAGCGGTGGTGCCGCTGCGTGAGGTTCGGCGTCCGCATGGGAGGGAAGCGAGCTGCCGCACTGGCTCCAGCTTTGGCCAGTCGTCTCCAACAGCTGTACCGCATCAGGCCGCACTCGTGCGTGCTGTACTTGGCGTCGGTACTACTTGATGAGCTGGCGGGGGAGCCGGCCGCCGTGCCGCCGCTCGTGGCGCTGCTGCAAGACGTCATGCCGCAAGCCTTCCAGCTGCTGCAGCAGGAACATGGCCTGAAGGAGAACCCGGATACTGTTGATGATCTGTTCAGGCTTTGTATAAG GTTCCTGCAGCGCATCCCGCTGGAGTTCCTATCGTCGGGCGCGGTGTCCACCGTGCTGCAGTgcgcggcgctggcggcggcgctCGACCACCGCGACGCCAACTCCTCCGTCATGAAGTTCCTCTACGACTTCGCTAAGGTCGCCAACAACACCAGGCCGGAGAAGCAGCAGATTAAAT CTCTAGCTGACAACGCGCTCTCAACATACGGCTCGGACCTGACCTACCGTCTCATAGAAGCCAGCGTACTGCACCTCCACGCATACATGCTGTCGGAAGTGGGCGAGGTGCTGTTGGAACTGCTGGAGTGGCAGCGCGGCGCCGGCGTGGACTGGCTGCACCCCGCGCTGCAGCGCCTGCCCAGGGACCGCCCTGCAGTGGCCACGGAGCAGCAGTGCTGGCAGTTCCATCAGTACGCTATGAG
- the LOC124630153 gene encoding peroxiredoxin-5, mitochondrial-like — protein MFLTGPSIIRITASSRRAAGRALHTSQLAMAPIKVGDNLPVGDLFEDSPANKVNVCDLTAGKTVVLFAVPGAFTPGCSKTHLPGYVENADKMKADGVNEIVCVSVNDPYVMAAWGAQHNTKGKIRMLADPTGTFIKALDLGINLPPLGGYRSKRFSMVIKDSKVDKLNVEPDGTGLSCSLADKLKIK, from the exons ATGTTTCTCACCGGCCCGTCTATTATTCGTATAACTGCATCGTCAAGGCGAGCGGCCGGTCGAGCGCTACACACTTCGCAATTAGCCATGGCACCCATTAAG GTTGGTGATAACTTGCCGGTGGGCGATCTTTTCGAAGATTCTCCTGCAAATAAAGTGAACGTGTGTGACTTGACGGCGGGGAAGACGGTGGTGTTGTTCGCGGTGCCTGGCGCGTTCACACCGGGCTGCTCGAAGACGCACTTGCCGGGCTACGTGGAGAATGCCGACAAGATGAAGGCCGATGGAGTCAACGAGATCGTGTGCGTGTCCGTCAACGACCCCTACGTGATGGCCGCCTGGGGGGCCCAGCACAACACCAAGGGAAAG ATCCGCATGTTGGCTGATCCTACAGGCACCTTCATCAAGGCTTTGGACCTCGGCATCAATCTGCCCCCTCTCGGAGGATACCGCTCCAAGCGGTTCTCCATGGTCATAAAGGACAGCAAGGTCGATAAACTGAACGTGGAACCAGACGGCACCGGCCTCTCATGCTCCCTAGCTGACAAACTCAAGATTAAGTAA